In Oncorhynchus keta strain PuntledgeMale-10-30-2019 chromosome 19, Oket_V2, whole genome shotgun sequence, a single genomic region encodes these proteins:
- the LOC118398077 gene encoding DNA-directed RNA polymerase III subunit RPC7-like isoform X2, with amino-acid sequence MAGRGRGRGRGQMTFNLEDVGIGRGDSLPPTTFKPSPLFPPMPVQPVPLQTGEEVEYMLALKQELRAATKTLPFYIRRAAPKRDVDRYSDKYQSGEPKDSTIEWSPDWSRLPKELCVKVREPRGKRPTPQVKRTKKPLVGKEEILTKLETLEKKEEAVNSEEEQDEEKKKTNEEEEQADEEDYEEDFEEDTDYIMSYFDNGEEFGGDSDDNMDEATY; translated from the exons ATGGCTGGAAGAGGCAGGGGTCGTGGAAGGGGACAGATGACCTTCAACCTGGAGGATGTGGGCATAGGAAGGGGGGACAGCCTGCCCCCCACCACCTTTAAGCCCTCACCCCTCTTCCCT CCCATGCCAGTCCAGCCTGTGCCCCtgcagacaggagaggaggtggagtaCATGCTTGCTCTGAAACAGGAGCTGAGGGCCGCCACCAAGACCCTGCCTTTCTACATCAGACGGGCTGCTCCCAAAAGAG ATGTCGATCGCTACTCTGATAAGTACCAGAGCGGAGAGCCCAAGGACAGCACCATCGAGTGGAGCCCAG ACTGGAGCAGATTGCCTAAAGAGCTTTGCGTTAAAGTGAGAGAACCTCGGGGTAAAA GACCCACACCTCAAGTTAAACGGACAAAGAAACCTCTTGTAGGAAAAGAGGAGATTCTCACCAAGCTAGAG ACTCTTGAAAAGAAAGAAGAGGCGGTGAACTCTGAGGAAGAGCAGGACGAGGAGAAAAAGAAGACGAACGAGGAAGAAGAACAGGCAGATGAAGAGGACTATGAGGAAGACTTTGAAGAG GATACCGACTACATCATGTCTTACTTTGACAATGGAGAGGAGTTTGGAGGGGACAGTGACGACAACATGGACGAAGCCACTTACTGA
- the LOC118398077 gene encoding DNA-directed RNA polymerase III subunit RPC7-like isoform X1 translates to MCFLRHSMPTEHTWTPVENIRLSVHVWAYSEIHIHILQYNKLSFSNIPIPMAGRGRGRGRGQMTFNLEDVGIGRGDSLPPTTFKPSPLFPPMPVQPVPLQTGEEVEYMLALKQELRAATKTLPFYIRRAAPKRDVDRYSDKYQSGEPKDSTIEWSPDWSRLPKELCVKVREPRGKRPTPQVKRTKKPLVGKEEILTKLETLEKKEEAVNSEEEQDEEKKKTNEEEEQADEEDYEEDFEEDTDYIMSYFDNGEEFGGDSDDNMDEATY, encoded by the exons CGTGTGGGCATACTCGGAAATACATATTCATATTCTACAGTATAATAAGCTAT CATTTAGCAACATACCCATCCCCATGGCTGGAAGAGGCAGGGGTCGTGGAAGGGGACAGATGACCTTCAACCTGGAGGATGTGGGCATAGGAAGGGGGGACAGCCTGCCCCCCACCACCTTTAAGCCCTCACCCCTCTTCCCT CCCATGCCAGTCCAGCCTGTGCCCCtgcagacaggagaggaggtggagtaCATGCTTGCTCTGAAACAGGAGCTGAGGGCCGCCACCAAGACCCTGCCTTTCTACATCAGACGGGCTGCTCCCAAAAGAG ATGTCGATCGCTACTCTGATAAGTACCAGAGCGGAGAGCCCAAGGACAGCACCATCGAGTGGAGCCCAG ACTGGAGCAGATTGCCTAAAGAGCTTTGCGTTAAAGTGAGAGAACCTCGGGGTAAAA GACCCACACCTCAAGTTAAACGGACAAAGAAACCTCTTGTAGGAAAAGAGGAGATTCTCACCAAGCTAGAG ACTCTTGAAAAGAAAGAAGAGGCGGTGAACTCTGAGGAAGAGCAGGACGAGGAGAAAAAGAAGACGAACGAGGAAGAAGAACAGGCAGATGAAGAGGACTATGAGGAAGACTTTGAAGAG GATACCGACTACATCATGTCTTACTTTGACAATGGAGAGGAGTTTGGAGGGGACAGTGACGACAACATGGACGAAGCCACTTACTGA